The Acidobacteriota bacterium genome has a segment encoding these proteins:
- the gcvPA gene encoding aminomethyl-transferring glycine dehydrogenase subunit GcvPA, with product MRYIPNTPQDQKRLLDAVGAPSVEALFESIPEELRLRGKIGLPDALAENQVRKEMERLTGRNRPTTDYVSFLGAGAYHHYVPAALNHLLQRAEFLTAYTPYQPERSQGTLQAIFEYQTMMSMLSGLDIANASMYDGASASAEACLMSLRLRPDRRRILAAQSVDPEYREIMHTYTGHIGVEIIEVPFEEKTGLLSKKELEANLDESVAAVVIQSPNFFGAIEDVQAVADAAHGAGALLVAAVAEPLSLALLKPPGEQGADIVVGEAQAFGLGLQFGGPYLGFMTARDEFKRQMPGRIAGETVDKDGRRGFVLTLVTREPHIRRARATSNICTDETHCALAASIYLSLMGRRGLRRMAEHNARKAHLFAEALTDIPGVERSFSAPFFNEFTVRLPQPSREVLTDLRELGIVGGYPLVRTYPGREHEIIVCVTEMNRRRDLVTAAEAFRDVLR from the coding sequence ATGCGCTACATCCCCAACACGCCGCAGGACCAGAAGCGCCTACTCGACGCCGTCGGCGCGCCTTCCGTCGAGGCGCTTTTCGAAAGCATCCCGGAGGAATTGCGCTTACGGGGAAAGATCGGCCTTCCCGACGCGCTCGCGGAAAACCAGGTGCGCAAGGAGATGGAGCGCCTCACGGGTCGTAACCGCCCGACGACGGATTATGTATCCTTCCTCGGCGCGGGGGCGTACCACCATTACGTACCGGCCGCGCTCAACCACCTCCTCCAACGCGCCGAGTTTCTGACGGCCTACACGCCCTACCAGCCCGAGCGTAGCCAGGGAACGCTACAGGCCATCTTCGAGTACCAGACCATGATGTCCATGCTCTCGGGTCTCGACATCGCAAACGCCTCCATGTACGACGGCGCCTCGGCTTCCGCGGAGGCGTGCCTCATGTCGCTGCGCCTCCGGCCCGATAGGCGGCGCATCCTCGCCGCGCAAAGCGTCGATCCCGAGTACCGCGAGATCATGCACACCTACACCGGCCACATCGGTGTCGAGATTATCGAAGTGCCCTTTGAGGAGAAGACGGGGCTGCTCTCGAAAAAGGAGCTGGAAGCGAACCTTGACGAGAGCGTCGCGGCCGTGGTGATTCAGAGCCCCAATTTCTTCGGCGCCATCGAAGACGTGCAAGCCGTGGCCGACGCCGCGCACGGCGCGGGGGCGCTGCTTGTCGCCGCCGTGGCGGAGCCCCTGTCGCTTGCGCTTCTGAAGCCGCCCGGCGAGCAGGGGGCGGACATCGTGGTGGGCGAGGCGCAGGCGTTCGGCCTCGGGCTCCAGTTCGGCGGGCCCTACCTGGGCTTCATGACGGCGCGCGACGAATTCAAACGCCAGATGCCGGGCCGCATCGCGGGGGAGACCGTGGACAAGGACGGCCGGCGCGGCTTCGTGCTCACGCTCGTCACGCGCGAGCCGCACATCCGCCGCGCGCGCGCCACCTCGAACATCTGCACCGACGAGACGCACTGCGCCCTCGCGGCGTCCATCTATCTGTCGCTCATGGGACGCCGCGGACTGCGCCGCATGGCCGAGCACAACGCGCGCAAGGCGCACCTCTTCGCCGAGGCGCTCACCGATATTCCCGGCGTGGAGCGCTCGTTCTCCGCCCCGTTCTTCAACGAGTTCACCGTCCGCCTTCCCCAGCCCTCGCGGGAGGTGCTCACGGATCTCCGGGAGCTAGGCATCGTCGGGGGCTACCCGCTCGTGCGCACCTACCCGGGCCGCGAGCATGAGATCATCGTCTGCGTGACGGAAATGAACCGCCGGCGCGACCTCGTCACGGCCGCGGAGGCGTTCCGGGACGTGCTCCGATGA